The Cotesia glomerata isolate CgM1 linkage group LG7, MPM_Cglom_v2.3, whole genome shotgun sequence genome segment aaagaacatacacttaataatagaaatatacgtggtttaacaataattgtggTGAATTATCACCTAATATGaactgataatattaataaaagtagtataagatattataataattaataatagattttatatatgattttGGTGAGTAATCACCGAATAGTAGTAATAGTGGTAATAGTGGTAATAGTGGTAAGATTGACTAAGAAATATCTAGCGTGGTGGTTGACACCAGGGGATAGATCGAAGTGTCGATCATCGCTCAAGTTTTGAGGTTCGTAGCTGATTTTTCCCTCCTCGTGTCGTCTTGTGACGTCACGGGGctacacattaatttagctagtgtcggtaacgaaaatttcgggtggtagttcgccaggctggtaacatcgggacattttgtagtgtctcaatatatatatatatatactagctgttacccgcccgcttcgctgggcgctttatagaattgcatttttagatctagacttgaaatttaattagagtattgttttgatttgcacagattccaaatgagTATTGAAAGTTTAGTTAAAGTCATTGCAAGTCTCATAAGTAAAGTTGAAATATGTCTAGCTTCAATtgcgaagaatttttttgttatttaaaattttctcagtgacatcaatattttatagaaaataaatttaacatgttttttacgaattctatttaaataagtagccaaattcATTTTTCACATACCCagtgtttggaaaatccattcattttaatcagatacattcccgcgatctcgcaataaaaacaatttataagttatgtaatcagcaaaaataacatgtatataaaattcttaatccatTGACCGAATTACTACATTTAATGTTAAGTTTTGAAAACCTAGCAATTACTTTTTTCCCGCTGCTAAAGAGACGTTTGctgtaaagaaatttttagtaaatgttattaaatctcAATAGATATGATTGAAGTTGCATGTTTCAAAAAGTTCTAGTTcataaacaacaacattttcagtagatttcatagatatctaactattttatttcatgaaactaattaattttcagataattatCATAACCAAACATACGATCAGcatataaacataaattttcgaCACTTAGTTCACCAAAAATAATTAGCTTCtttttcttaaactttttataaatgacgttaaatcaatcaaatatcaaggttatgtaataaaaacaaaagaaaatcgtattaaaaacaaatgaataaaaaatgagagtcttttgtttttcttagcgggaaaaaatgtatgtaaaagtaaatcgtaaaaaaatgagaaatagttgataaaatccaaaaaataagtagcccaTAACCATCTACGGAAAATTCTGCGTTGAATGGTAGCAGTCCCATCCCGATAGCTTCAGTAGTTTTGACGTCAACTTTAGTCAAAGAAACCCTATTTCGCTCATATATATTACACCCACGCATCCGCCCACGCATATGCCCACGCGTCCGCGCACGCGTTGGTAGATGGaactaaattctcaaaaaaaaaaaaacgtaatatCCTTCATGcctaaatgaaataattagtgAAATTTTCCACCAACGCATCCGCCCATGCATCTGCCCACGCATCCACCCACGCATCCGCCCACGCGATGGTAGATGGaactaaattctcaaaaaaaagaaaaaaagaaccATTCAGaatattagtaaataaaaaaattgattattttgtttCATGATTTGTGAATACCggtttcataaaaaaaaaatatatttcctCGAAATGAACTTAGTAAACTTTTCGTTGTCTACTTACAGAaagaaaatgataattttttttaatttattttttttttttagatcctTATTTTGCTAGTAAAAAATTGGAAGAAGCAAAAAGTTTTGAGTATGCGAAACAAATAAGTggtatgtttaatttttatttctaatttcttatatttaacataaaatattccctatataaaaaataatttaaatgctGCATTatactgttaattttaataacttattattttataaaatcctAATTGTTAGATGAAAATCCGGAATCTGTGGAAGCTCTTGATGGAGAAATGGATTTTGATGAGTTCAATGAGGTTAATGCATCAGGTGGTCCAGATAACTGTACAGTTGAAGATTCAggttttcattaaaaaaaaaaaattatgtaattgattcgcataaattatattgttcttctttattaaattttgtgacatataattatatatagtgtTCAAATGGCCTCACGAAGCAATACTTATGCTTATAGAAGAGTACAGAACAAATGAAAACAATTTCACAACCggaaaaatttcacaaaaaaaactttggaAAAATGTAAGTGATCAACTCAATACCTATGGACATAAAATAACTGGATCGCAATGTCAATCAAAATTTTCGGGATTAAAAAgaacttacaaaaaaattaaagaccaccccgggaaaaaatgatcagatctgatcagacatgaacaggcatgagtcttcaggtctgatcaggtatgaaaaatgaccgggtctgatcagacctggccaggcatgttcaggtctgatcagatctgttcatgtctgactcgatcaggtccataaaCAAAATCGGTgccgacggggattcgaaccgTACACCTCGCGCTCTTCAGACTGACACTTTACCTCTTGACCAAATGATTCATCTTAACTTGAGAGTATCTTTCGAGCTACTTcaagtaattcaaattttatacatgatttatccttatagttaacggagttctatacctaatttattaattattaataattaatcatatattacagtgatttattcggaacggctatgtatttttcgctccattaacatatggttctacactgagagagaattttattcaatagtaataaaacagtttatttggacttgaaaaaaatttaattaatattaataaaattatatttcatataaataaaattatattagtatttaataaaatttcataagtatttaataaaattttcttaaatactaatatgtgtttattaaaataaccacgaacgacgctttcgtttgctgtcattaatacgaatattaagtcattaaaagaaataatctcaaaaaaaaaaattaatattcatcaattaattataatatattcaaatatattttcacagtaaagtcttttaataaatagtattaagatttttaacaagacatcctaacctaacctatttgtttacttcatgacgaatcacatgtagagattttaaataataaaaataaataaatattcgattgaatttatgaaatcatagtctttatttttaacaaatgcgtccctacattgtctggttttctgcttctgttttcattttattaaataatgtctaactcttatcgattcatttgtgaaatttttaaatttaagtgcataaaaattaacatccactcggataacaacagttgtagactttgtatttcaaaatatagttccgacaaaattcaattttacttaattatttattcaattaattactgatcaatacttgttagttagttgattaatgaattttctttatattacatgtagataaatattcattacatactaagaaacatttattagtatttaataaaatttttattagtatttaaggaaatttaattaatatttaataaatttttatttgggattagccaaataaacgttttattaaatagtaataaaatttcattactattaaataaaattgtctctcagtgttggctagatatcagacatggacaggtctgatcaggtctgagcgtatttaaggcttcagacatgaacagacatgagcaggcatgaacaggtctgatcagatctgagcgtatttaatgcttcagacatgaacaggcatgagcaggcatgaacaggtctgatcaggtctgagcgtatttaatgcttcagacatgaacaggcatgagcaggcatgaacaggtctgatcaggtctgagcgtatttaatgcttcagacatgaacaggcatgaacaggtctgatcaggtataatttcaggcctgatcatacatgaacaggcctgctcaggtctaatttcaggcctgatcagatatgaacaggtctgctcaggtctaatttcaggcctgatcagatatgaacaggtctgatcagtcctgatcattttttcccgggacaATAATAAATCTGGCAATTCTGCAAAAACTTGGCCTTACTTTACGGTAagttttgatatatttcttACGAAAAactaatttcaaatttaaaaactctCTTTTTTTAGCTAATGGATGACCTACTAGGAGCTAAACCAAATATAACTCCGACAGCAACGTGTTCATCAACTGGGAAGAGAACACGATCGAATTCTACATGTAGCAGTGTAAGCTCTGAAAATGAATTAGATGAAACAGCAACGATAGTTAGTAAGTATACAGCTTGTCATCttgtataaaatatgtaataaataaaataagaatttttacgaggaataattattacatattttaaattgacatATTTTGTTTAGAAAAGTCAAAATATAAGCAGCCTATCGACAAGTTATTGGATGTTTTAGAAGAACGCTCAAGTATCCAAGAAGCTAATAAAGATCGTAGATTCCGCGAATTATTGGCATTTAAGGAACGTAAGATGGAGGAAAAtctggaattaaaaaaaagagctGTCGAATTGTTAGCACAAATAGTTAACCGTCaacaacaattttaatttttaagactaaatatttattactaaatgttagttttatttcaaacatatatttttcgtaTAGAGATTATTGTTCAAAACAtaaatataagtttttttatatctttagattcattattttttattgttagcttacaaataaaagtaaatgttAATATAACtacttatatttaatattgttaataacatataaatatgaataaatttttatcaagctatttttaaataaaaaattagtttattgttgtatattttctgtatttttaaaatttgaaatgtaTACATTTTAATGGTTTTTACCAAAATAatagagatatttattaaataacaaattaatatttttcataattcaatGAAAGGAGAAcggattttttatatttacagtTAAGTGAGTTTTGAAAATAactcataaaataattacaatttttttcacgaAATCTTTCTTTCGATATCTTACAAACTAacatatatacaataaatgaaatgtttgttatttcattcaaacgattactttttaatttttcaaatactgACTTTTCATTATACTTCAGAAAGTAAATATTAGTAATATTCGAAGttttaaatagtatattacgtATCTAGGccagtaaagtaagaaatgtctctaaccacatgtaattgttggccgaggttgacaaatatgtgatctgaggctttcttatttactggcaAAGGACAgagtatactatttttctgttcGACAGAGCCAGAAAggggcaatttcgtttagcgcagcgcccgaaagttgccgctttctgGCTGgagaacagaaaaaaattttttttcgaaagaaaattaaataaaataagtaaaatttatagatttttttaaacatttctGATGGGAAGGCGATAACATATTACATTACGTTTCTGAGCACCTTCAGTAGCCGCTTCTCTACTTCGAATATCGTTGaagttttcattattattttcattttcttcacCAATATCTTCATCAACTGGTAATTCATCTGATTTTAATAAGCATATATTATGTAAAACACAGCAGACAATTATAAAATCGGGTATCAAATCTGTGCGGGTCATATCTAACACTGTCAATAGACTAcgaaatctttttttcagtaatCCAAATGCACGTTCAATAGCAATACGTGCAGATGAGTgacaaaaattatagtttttttgaCGAATTGATAAGTGACCGTTATCTCGATAAGGAGTTAATAAGTTTTTATGAATAGGGTAAGCTGCATCACCAACTAAATGACAGTCATTTGGAAATTTCAGTGGATCATTAagataatcatttatttctgAAAGACGAAATACTCTAGCATCATGTACTGATCCAACGTTTCCAGCATAACAATGAAGAAATCTTGCTTGACTATCACATACAGcctataaagaaaatttatttttttttatgcaaagccagaaattattattcattattatattatttacctGTAACTGAATTGAATGGTGACCTTTTCTGTTAACATAGGATTCCGAGTGTTGACGAGGTTTGGTAATATTTATATGTGTTCCGTCAATTGCGCCAGTAACATTTGGAAACCCACTTGTAACTTCAAATCCATGCGAAATATTATCAACTTTTTCAGGATCTGGCCAAACTATAAAGTTAGGTGCAATTGCAACTAATGAATTTACAACTCTACGCACACTCAAGAGTGCTACTGCAAAgctgacattaaatttttgacaaatcgatctaaaaatacaaaattaataaagtttctccatttttatttatctacatacagcatttataaaatgaagaatttttttaacataccGATATGAATCAGGAGTGGCCATTTTCCACAGTGCAATAAGTAATTGTTTCTCTGGCGATAACATTTTACATCCTGCTGATTTTCTTATTAATGAAGGTTTTATTGTATCCATAAGAAAAGAAAACGTTGATCGGCACAttctaaaatataaagtttaattagatacattaataataactaatagtAATTTCAATCTGACAAGAAAAATCCATCGCATTAAAGTATAAACTtgattactaattttttgtctgtgcattattaaaatataatattttacgaTAATTACCTGAAGTGCGATTGAAATTCTTTTTCGGTGTAAGCTTGCACTATGTCTTCAACATAATTTTGGAGCTTTGGTAAACTTTCTCTTCTATGATAATAATCCAAGTATGTCCCGGAATATTCCCATAGTGTTTCATCAtcacttttttcaaattcttccAAATCTTCATCATCACTATAATCACTATCATTATTAACGATTTCGAATAAACATTCTACTGCTTGAAAAATagctaaattatttacacCCGCCATATTGATGCCAATTGACTATTGTTGATGGCCAACTGACTATTGTCAATGCTCAATACAGCTTATGATGATCAAAACGAACGGTATTTAGATGAGTAACGTAAGCGTTCGTGAGTCAAGACGAACACCAATAAAATGCGCTTATAAGCGTGAGCGCTGCGAGCGTCTAAGCACCCAAAACGAATACACCCTTAGTAACGTTAGGAAATTATTTCCTATGCTCTTCAACAACTTGCAATAAATATTGCCTTTGTTCTTCACTCCTGGTCAAACAATTGTTGTACTCCTGAATTAATGCTACGCCTCGTTTAGCGAGATCAATAATCACTTGTAAGTCAGACAGCACTGATTTacagtgtaaataattttgatcagaTGCCCAGAGATCTGGATCCTTGTCCATGAATTGATGCGGTAATTCAAACTGTTGAAATAAAAGCAATGATTGCTTGCTAGCAAAATCACAGAGATTTTTCGATAATAacaagcttatatctttggcAATAAACTTTTTCGAGTTTGCAGCATTACTGTTTCGCACTTTCATTGCAGCTACGGTTTGCCTTTTAATTTGTAAGGGTACACTGTCATCAAATAACGCTAAACCGACTAACTCTTCAGATAAGTCCATAAATGTCTTAATAATGTCGAGCTTGCTGCGTCAGCAATTTTTGTATGAACAGAACGgtattgatataaatttttaaccatATTCAAATCTTGATTAGGTGACTTTATCGCAGAAGTAATTAAAACCATGAAATGACATAAAATTCGACGAGGAATAAGCAGACATATCTTAGTCCATTTACCTCAGTGGAATTCATTTGAAACTGTTTTCGAAACATAAACAGTTTCAAAGCGTACAGAGCTTTTGACATCCATCTGGCATGGTGGTTGGGTCCTGGAGCTTTAAAGCTTATTccatttttttggataaccgcctaaaaatatcaacaccaattctaaaaactcttTATAATCGTCTCGGTCATGCTTTTCCTGAAATATAACATTTGTAATTGAATTTTGAGGATCTGAATCAAGATTTGTGactaatcaataaattaaccgCAATTATCTACTAAGTCAGAAAATTAGGAGAGTAAActaatttccaattttttatagtgaGTTCTGAAAGGATGTAACTTTATTAAAAGCTGCTATTTTGAGATGAAATAAAGCATTTTAACtcttaaattttctactaataaaaatgagacacagaatttttaacttcccgctaagaaaatcgaagattttaaaaaatcgggaagttattgttttcaccccgttttgcaaaaatcgagttttcatcagatctcgacgtttgaaggtcacaggaagcttccctgactatccccgcgaggttgtcacggtgtttGTATGTaggtcattccaccaaataagaacatttttacggggtgaccctcgcggattatgtttaaaatttatggaggtgttctctataataagaaataaattccctacaagtttcagcccttaatatgcagcggttctggagttatgattttttgaaattttgaaaaaaaatttttcttaacttttttattaatttttctgatgaggaaaacttttttattaaaatccactaaaaatcttatcttgtgggaaaaattctcagcttttgaatgaaaatatccattttatcataaacacatcagaagaccctttgaaatccaattaaagtggaaaaattgatttttctcggtgtacggtgcaaggtacatccaatttgattttttttttctgaaagatcagagttttttacacaaaatatatggttTTTACGATGTGcgtattttttgttcaatcacaattaaattaaacgttaTATCCGCTAAGTGTTATACGATTATTCgggatagtaaaataattttctgttaaatatttaaattttcaaactgctaggTTTCAAAGGCTATCATTGGAGTAATGACCAAGCTACTATATTTCAAATGGTGGTTTACTAAAACGAAAATGATACTATTAAGCATTTAGGCTTAGTTAGTATCTCAGATTGCCTTAAACATGACAcagttttgatttatttatttcaagaacaattgatttcttttttaagagaaaaatttgctgttattgaaaggattttttacTTCTCAGATGGAGCACCTCAgcaatttagaaataaaaaaacatttactaatttatgttATCATTATGCTGACTTTAGAATCATCGTTGACTGGTATTTTTTTGCGACTGCCCATGGAAAAGGACCATGCGATGGGCTTGCAAGTCCAGTAAAACGACATGCTGCTAGAGCTTCATtacaaatggaaaataaaaaacatatactGACACCACAAGATTTGCATTCCTGGGcaatcaagaattttacagacgttgattttactttcataacgaatgatgattatttagacaaaaaaaatgtgttagacGTACGATATTCTTTATCAAAAACGGTAAAGGGTACACAGACATTGCACACTTTTACCGATGAATGATGAAATTGGATATGCTCTAATTAAAACTGTATCAACATctgaaaaaagttcaaaaataaaagtatattaattataaagattttacgtttaatttaattgtgattgaacaaaaaatatgcacatcgtgaaaactatatattttgtgtaaaaaactctgatctttcagaaaaaaaaagtcaaattggatgtaccttgcaccgcacaccgagaaaaatcaatttttccactttaattggatttcaaagggtcttctgatgtgtttataataaaatggatattttcattcaaaagctgagcATTTTTCCCATAAGATAAGATTTTTagtggattttaataaaaaagttttcttcatcaaaaaaattaataaaaaagttaaaaaaaattttttttcaaaattaaaaaaaatcataactccagaaccgctgcgtattaagggctgaaacttgtagggaatttatttcttattatagagaacacctccatgaattttaaacataattcgcgagggtcgccccgtaaaaatgcTCTTATTTAGTGGAATGACCcatgtatatatgtgtgtgtgtgtgtgtgtgtgtgttttccttctttcctctaatccctcatggaaaccgccgtcaggcattacttcgtgaagggaggatctagctactgctcttccttctgatggctaaggtgttaactaccttccttctatcttctgctatttgctcttcttctttcggtggaacgcaagtctttaaggacttctgttgcaaacgtgttggtagcgttccaggcagcttctgatgacaacattgcttccactagtgaatctggttgcattctctggttcaggatcttctccagttcttcacgctgtggatcgaaacgaggacatacaaagaagacgtgctccgcgtcttcagcaactcctgggcaggacgggcactccgaagagtcatcgtgcttaaagcggtgtagatactctcgaaaatacccatgtcccgacaacatctgcgtaagatagtaattgacctcaccgtgattccggttaagccaaatgtcgatccgaggtatgagacggtgcgtcaacctacccttctctgcagcatcccattgtagttgccatcggcctatgctcttctgccgttcttcaattctaagttcttcagggctcagtgcagttgacctttttcgttggtaaagcgcccgtctttcctctgctagaactctaagaggtagggttccagcaatgacgcagactgcttcttctgatatagtgcggaaggcactagctactcgtagggcactcagtcggtatattggtccagcttttctccatgattcttgggtttccagtgcatcagcccaaatggatattccgtaagtgagcactgatgtgactactgatgacaatagtagcctcctgctctgcattgggcctccgatgttaggcatcagccgtgcgagactagccctcactactgacgctttggcactgacatgttccacctgctgtttgaagttgagtcgtgcatccagcatcactcccagataacggataaatggttgtgatgtgatttcttgttctccgactctcaacttgatggtttctaccgtttttctgctggtgatgagcactgcctcggttttatgcttggctagttgcaagttcatcatgtccatccacaaattgactcgtctgaatgtaatatcaaatgccatttctatcttttcgaggtgctttgcgataatcacgacagctacgtcatccgcatatgctacaagtttgactcccgtaggcaatgctattctcaggaggccatcatacatgatgttccatagcagaggacctaagactgatccctgtggcactcctccggagatttcgtacacttccgtaccattcatcgtgtcatatttcaggagcctgttcgtgaagtagctcgctactattctgcgaaggtatcctggtatgtttttttcttctagagcccgcataacgcagtcccagttagcggagttgaaggcattcttgatgtctaaagcagccaccaagcagtatttcttctttccacccttccatctcgttccggcgattgcatccttggctatatcaacaaccaatttgatagCATCAAGAGTTaaccgtccttttcggaaaccaaactggttctctgctaggagtggatcgactaaagcctctattctctgatgaattatgcgctcgaatatcttgccggccgtgtctaacatgcagagtggtcggtaggatgacggttcttccggcagctttttccccttcggaagtaacactagccgttgctgtttccacttctggggaaaagtcccttccttcaggcatgtatcgtaaacgtccaggaataatgtcggtgctgccctaaggattgatttcagggcaatattaggaattccgtccaatcccggcgc includes the following:
- the LOC123269581 gene encoding uncharacterized protein LOC123269581 yields the protein MDDLLGAKPNITPTATCSSTGKRTRSNSTCSSVSSENELDETATIVKKSKYKQPIDKLLDVLEERSSIQEANKDRRFRELLAFKERKMEENLELKKRAVELLAQIVNRQQQF
- the LOC123268725 gene encoding putative nuclease HARBI1, with the protein product MAGVNNLAIFQAVECLFEIVNNDSDYSDDEDLEEFEKSDDETLWEYSGTYLDYYHRRESLPKLQNYVEDIVQAYTEKEFQSHFRMCRSTFSFLMDTIKPSLIRKSAGCKMLSPEKQLLIALWKMATPDSYRSICQKFNVSFAVALLSVRRVVNSLVAIAPNFIVWPDPEKVDNISHGFEVTSGFPNVTGAIDGTHINITKPRQHSESYVNRKGHHSIQLQAVCDSQARFLHCYAGNVGSVHDARVFRLSEINDYLNDPLKFPNDCHLVGDAAYPIHKNLLTPYRDNGHLSIRQKNYNFCHSSARIAIERAFGLLKKRFRSLLTVLDMTRTDLIPDFIIVCCVLHNICLLKSDELPVDEDIGEENENNNENFNDIRSREAATEGAQKRNVICYRLPIRNV